In Panacibacter ginsenosidivorans, the following proteins share a genomic window:
- a CDS encoding cupin domain-containing protein, which translates to MKVENIYQQAIHDSISKKQLYKNERFHVLLLQMKEGELLKTHTSPTDAFLLVLDGDILFLLVEKEYLLKKGDSFTFRAGEKHAVQALTDTSFLLVK; encoded by the coding sequence GAAAGTAGAAAATATTTACCAGCAGGCAATACATGATAGCATTAGTAAAAAGCAATTGTATAAAAATGAACGTTTCCATGTTTTACTGCTGCAAATGAAAGAAGGCGAATTATTAAAAACACACACCTCTCCCACAGATGCATTCTTACTGGTATTAGATGGAGACATATTATTTTTGCTGGTAGAAAAAGAATACCTGTTGAAAAAGGGTGACAGCTTTACCTTTAGGGCGGGAGAGAAACATGCAGTGCAGGCATTAACGGATACTTCTTTCTTACTTGTAAAATAA